In Drosophila willistoni isolate 14030-0811.24 chromosome XR unlocalized genomic scaffold, UCI_dwil_1.1 Seg41, whole genome shotgun sequence, the following are encoded in one genomic region:
- the LOC6642926 gene encoding probable E3 ubiquitin-protein ligase makorin-1, whose product MSAEIASCSSDPAISNVVIGLSRSQTLCRYYVRGICRFGELCRFSHDLSRGRPETECEQQPQQQRASADENDANHVKPSTSHGHRNWANAPIFVPGQKSYDSYQQIDNDDHEVSEVDADAAGAAVQSGISWAEVVGGPSSNDVGTIKYGEAGSLEDICPYESPCAYGEYCPYRIHMELCEMCDQYCLHPTDQAQRKKHNRECLQQHEQAMELSFAIARSKDKTCGICFDTIMEKAGREKRFGILPNCNHIFCLECIRTWRQAKQFEHKITRACPECRVCSDFVCPSAFWVETKEEKDKLLNDYRAALGAKDCKYFKKGEGKCPFGNKCFYKHALPNGDIVDVGLPVRARKLHRENEIIDLLDIYLWEYVDRRDYHWLELFSSDISESSDFSDEE is encoded by the exons ATGAGTGCCGAAATCGCCAGTTGCAGCAGCGATCCAGCCATTTCAAATGTTGTCATTGGTCTTAGTCGAAGCCAGACACTATGCCGCTACTATGTGCGGGGAATATGTCGTTTTGGGGAGCTGTGCCGCTTCTCCCATGATCTGAGTCGTGGTCGCCCCGAAACTGAATGTgagcaacaaccacaacaacaacgagcTTCAGCCGATGAAAATGACGCTAATCATGTAAAACCAAGCACAAGCCATGGCCACCGAAATTGGGCAAATGCACCGATATTTGTGCCTGGCCAGAAGAGTTACGACTCCTATCAACAGATCGATAACGATGATCACGAGGTATCCGAGGTAGATGCAGATGCTGCTGGTGCCGCTGTTCAAAGTGGGATCTCATGGGCCGAAGTTGTCGGCGGACCGTCATCAAATGATGTAGGGACAATTAAATACGGGGAAGCTGGATCTTTAGAAGATATTTGTCCATACGAGAGTCCCTGTGCCTATGGCGAATATTGTCCATATCGCATTCACATGGAGCTATGCGAAATGTGCGATCAGTATTGCCTGCACCCCACAGATCAGGCACAGCGTAAAAAACATAATCGTGAGTGCTTGCAACAACACGAGCAAGCTATGGAGCTCTCTTTTGCAATTGCTCGCTCCAAGGATAAAACATGTGGTATCTGCTTTGATACCATCATGGAAAAAGCTGGCAGGGAGAAACGATTCGGTATATTGCCCAACTGCAATCATATATTTTGCTTGGAGTGCATTCGTACATGGCGCCAGGCCAAACAGTTTGAGCACAAAATAACGCG AGCTTGCCCAGAATGTCGCGTATGCTCGGACTTTGTCTGTCCCAGCGCCTTTTGGGTGGAAACTAAAGAAGAGAAAGACAAGCTCCTTAACGATTACCGTGCCGCATTGGGTGCCAAGGACTGTAAATACTTTAAAAAGGGCGAAGGAAAATGTCCATTTGGTAATAAATGTTTCTATAAGCACGCTCTTCCCAATGGCGATATTGTCGATGTTGGTTTACCAGTTCGTGCTCGAAAGTTGCATagagaaaatgaaataatcgATTTGTTGGAT ATTTATCTATGGGAATATGTTGATCGACGTGATTATCATTGGCTAGAGCTATTTTCAAGTGATATAAGCGAAAGTTCCGATTTCTCGGATGAAGAGTAA
- the LOC6642984 gene encoding pickpocket protein 28, which translates to MTLLHWLNVKFWNNGKSVKEFLQNTSLQGLKYVWQADLPNWIRLFFGLIFLVVVNVAINLSVNVFKKWQSTPVIIGISSAMIPISEIPFPAITVCNMNQGKHSKVDGFLPGSLDHAMLQKSCFMEMNYTSFKNAKRRFKNDTFPNFIINISEKCSEMIVSCTFQRKKLPCSDIFREIFIDEGLCCVFNLLHPYYLYKFKSPFVRDYTSTNNFADIAVDWNPMTGYPKTMPTGFYPRAGVDVGVTMGLQIVLDGHINDYYCSSTNGEGFKVLLYNPIDQPNIKESGLPVMLGRQTSFRIIARSFEAVPNIRGIHRTKRQCIFSDEQELLFYRYYTRRNCESECDALYYLRHCECIPYHLPFIYTNATLCNVSHFDCLNRAEVTIFDTKSVKCKESCLTSCHDLQFFPDTFSAPFSQAEIRAQNEYLKNLSPEYMRENLAVVNFYHSENHFRSNVKTSYTGTTEYMSLTGGIMSLMVGFSVVFLAEVLYYSFLRIFLEHIRVYN; encoded by the exons ATGACACTTCTCCATTGGTTAAACGTCAAATTTTGGAATAATGGAAAGAGTGTCAAAGAATTTCTACAAAATACTTCATTGCAAG GTCTTAAATATGTTTGGCAAGCCGATTTACCCAACTGGATAAGATTATTTTTTGGACTTATATTTCTTGTAGTTGTAAATGTGGCCATTAATTTATCTGTAAACGTTTTTAAAAAATGGCAAAGTACTCCAGTGATTATTGGCATTAGTTCAGCTATGATACCAATAAGTGAAATTCCATTTCCAGCCATAACCGTATGTAATATGAATCAGGGAAAACACTCAAAAGTAGATGGTTTCCTACC AGGATCTTTGGACCATGCCATGTTACAGAAAAGTTGCTTTATGGAAATGAACTATACGAGTTTTAAAAACGCTAAACGCCGTTTCAAGAATGATACGTTtcccaattttataataaatatatcgGAAAAATGCTCAGAAATGATCGTCTCATGTActtttcaaagaaaaaaactacCATGCAGTGACATTTTCCGTGAAATTTTCATAGATGAGGgcttgtgctgtgtatttaatcTCTTACATCCATATTATCTATACAAGTTCAA aTCGCCTTTCGTTCGTGATTATACGTCAACTAATAACTTTGCTGATATAGCAGTCGATTGGAATCCAATGACGGGCTATCCAAAAACTATGCCAACAGGATTTTATCCAAGAGCAGGGGTTGATGTTGGCGTAACTATGGGACTACAAATAGTATTAGATGGTCATATAAATGATTATTATTGTTCCTCTACCAACGGTGAAGGATTTAAG GTTCTTTTGTATAATCCAATTGACCAGCCAAATATTAAAGAATCGGGATTACCTGTGATGCTTGGTCGCCAGACATCGTTTCGCATTATTGCAAGAAGTTTTGAAGCTGTACCCAATATTCGGGGCATACATCGAACAAAACGTCAATGTATATTCAGTGATGAACAggaattattattttatcGTTACTATACACGTCGTAATTGTGAATCTGAATGTGATGCTTTATATTATCTGAGGCACTGCGAATGTATTCCATATCATTTACCATTCATTTACACAAATGCTACATTATGCAATGTATCGCATTTTGATTGTTTAAATAGAGCGGAAGTTACTATTTTCGATACGAAGAGTGTTAAATGCAAGGAGTCCTGTCTAACCAGCTGTCAtgatttgcaattttttccCGATACATTCTCAGCTCCCTTTAGTCAAGCCGAAATAAGAGCTCAAAATgaatatttgaaaaacttgtCACCCGAATACATGCGTGAGAATTTGGCGGTAGTAAATTTTTATCACTCAGAAAACCATTTTCGAAGTAATGTGAAGACATCATATACTGGTACAACTGAATACATGT CTTTAACTGGTGGAATAATGAGTTTAATGGTCGGCTTTAGCGTTGTGTTTTTAGCCGAAGTATTGTATTATTCATTTTTACGAATTTTTCTGGAGCACATAAGAGTGTATAATTAA
- the LOC6642923 gene encoding V-type proton ATPase subunit e — protein sequence MVEAYVPPLIITCIWAFIGIICPFFARGPNKGVTQCCLMLTASTCWLFWLCCYMTQMNPLIGPTLSMNEIMIMAREWGNEIKDTMDVTV from the exons ATGGTTGAAGCATATGTACCTCCTCTGATTATTACATGCATTTGGGCATTCATTGGCATTATTTGCCCGTTCTTCGCCCGTGGCCCAAACAAAGG TGTAACTCAATGCTGCCTTATGCTAACTGCATCCACCTGTTGGCTATT TTGGTTATGTTGCTACATGACACAAATGAACCCCCTGATTGGGCCCACACTATCCATGAATGAAATCATGATCATGGCCCGTGAATGgggaaatgaaatcaaagACACAATGGATGTAACTGTGTAa
- the LOC6642924 gene encoding uncharacterized protein LOC6642924 translates to MFQNSAARLLVPAIRNAMQSRCQSVVSGPPTNHVSTAEKVILGGGMCAASLFIPAWVLYHIRDYKGDK, encoded by the exons ATGTTCCAAAATAGCGCTGCTCGTCTCTTGGTTCCAGCCATCCGCAATGCGATGCAAAGTCGGTGCCAATCCGTTGTTTCCGGACCACCAACAAACCATGTCTCCACCGCC GAGAAAGTAATTCTTGGTGGCGGTATGTGCGCTGCATCCTTGTTTATTCCGGCCTGGGTTTTGTACCATATCCGTGACTACAAGGGGGACAAGTAA
- the LOC6642927 gene encoding transmembrane protein 104 homolog, whose amino-acid sequence MPENRHPQSRRLVDGEASTSGSTYSNLVGVIFIFNLIVGTGALTLPGVFVKAGWLLSLIVIVLLASMSYMTVTFVIETMACANAINNWQNLQVLRHRQNSEEHSEADDEAASAASRQEEEVSLLGGDSGELERIPLTIQSAEFHYYQLSKKFELGEMATLFFNDIGRTLFYLCFIVYLYGDLSIYSAAVARSLRDVVCDDKNVTNYGNSNLMFWPGDFKNNTNSPCWMEHTISRLSMYRVFLIAFTVIFGPFAAFNVQKTKYLQILTAFFRWTAFTLMIGLALKILITKGARGHPVSVDFNGIPSLFGACVYSFMCHHSLPSLLAPIRQKKMIAKIISFDYIFICSFYILLALTGIFAFKHVEILYTLNFLPQNVPYTDFASAVLIGIDYFLALFPVFTLSTSYPIIAITLRNNLQTLFLDMSRYESYHWFIRIIFPLCAIIPPLCVTYFTESLSSLIAFTGSYAGTGIQYIIPVCLVYFARRTCSELLGSGVANQFKSPFKSNVWLLLVIVWSVVCVFLVTINLIQ is encoded by the exons ATGCCTGAAAACCGGCACCCCCAAAGCCGACGTCTTGTGGATGGTGAAGCCTCTACGTCTGGGTCTACTTACTCAAATTTG GTTGGTGTCATCTTCATATTCAATCTGATTGTCGGAACGGGTGCATTAACATTACCAGGCGTTTTCGTCAAGGCAGGATGGCTGCTGAGTCTCATAGTTATAGTATTGCTAGCTTCAATGAGCTACATGACAGTGACGTTTGTTATAGAGACTATGGCCTGTGCCAATGCCATTAATAACTGGCAGAATCTACAGGTCTTAAGGCATCGTCAAAATTCTGAAGAACACAGCGAAGCGGATGATGAAGCTGCATCGGCAGCATCTAGGCAAGAAGAGGAAGTTAGTCTGTTGGGTGGTGACAGTGGTGAACTAGAACGGATCCCATTGACCATTCAGAGCGCTGAATTTCACTATTATCAGCTTTCAAAGAAATTCGAACTGGGTGAAATGGCAACATTGTTTTTCAACGATATCGGACGAACATTATTCTATTTGTGTTTCATTGTTTATCTATATGGAGACTTGAGCATTTACTCTGCTGCCGTAGCAAGAAGTCTACGCGACGTTGTGTG TGATGATAAAAATGTCACCAACTATGGTAATTCGAATTTGATGTTTTGGCCGGGTGATTTCAAGAATAACACAAATAGTCCATGCTGGATGGAACACACTATATCAAGGCTAAGCATGTACCGAGTATTTCTAATTGCATTCACTGTAATATTCGGTCCATTTGCCGCATTTAATGTTCAAAAgacaaaatatttgcaaatacTCACAGCCTTCTTTCGATGGACGG CATTTACTTTAATGATCGGCCTAGCTCTTAAGATACTGATCACAAAAGGAGCAAGAGGCCATCCAGTGAGCGTTGATTTTAACGGGATCCCATCATTATTTGGAGCCTGTGTCTACTCCTTTATGTGTCATCATTCTTTGCCCAGCCTTTTAGCGCCTATCAGACAAAAGAAGATGATTGCTAAAATCATTTCCTTTGACTACATTTTTATATGTtcattttacattttactaGCATTGACTGGTATTTTTGCATTCAAACACGTCGAAATTCTTTATACGTTAAATTTTTTGCCACAAAATGTACCCTATACGGATTTTGCTTCAGCTGTGCTTATTGGCATTGATTATTTCCTGGCACTATTTCCGGTATTTACCTTATCGACTAGCTATCCCATTATTGCCATAACATTGAGAAATAATCTGCAGACATTATTTCTAGATATGTCAAGATATGAATCGTATCATTGGTTTATTCGTATTATTTTTCCTCTGTGTGCGATTATCCCACCACTTTGCGTGACATATTTCACTGAGAGTTTATCCAGTCTGATTGCCTTTACTGGAAGTTATGCTGGTACTGGCATTCAATACATAATTCCTGTATGTTTAGTTTACTTTGCCAGACGGACTTGTTCCGAACTGTTGGGCAGTGGCGTTGCCAATCAGTTTAAAAGTCCTTTCAAGTCTAATGTATGGCTTCTGTTGGTAATAGTTTGGTCAGTTGTTTGCGTATTTTTGGTTACCATTAATCTAATTCAATAA
- the LOC6642925 gene encoding 26S proteasome non-ATPase regulatory subunit 4 — translation MVLESTMICFDNSDFQRNGDYFPTRLSVQKDGINLLCLTKLRANPENNVGLMTLSNTVEVLATLTTDVGRIFSKLHLIQPKGDINLLTGIRIAHLVLKHRQGKNHKMRIVVFVGSPLQNEEGELVKQAKRLKKEKVNVDIVSFGDHVNNNETLTAFINALNGKDGTGSHLVSVPRGSVLSEALLSSPIIQGEDGLGGAGLGGNVFEFGVDPNEDPELALALRVSMEEQRHRQESEQRRAGADNSGSASADVAPPAPSAGERGGTTGIAIPESNSEEAMLQRALALSTEIPEDNLPDFANMTEEEQIAFAMQMSMQDAADDNVTQQAKRPKTDDANAPMDVDEDYSEVIGDPAFLQSVLENLPGVDPQSEAVRDAVGSLNKDKDKKSDDKDSQKK, via the exons ATGGTCCTCGAAAGTACTATGATATG TTTTGACAACAGCGATTTCCAAAGAAATGGAGATTACTTTCCAACTCGTCTCAGCGTCCAGAAAGACGGCATTAATCTTCTCTGTCTTACCAAGTTAAGGGCGAATCCAGAAAACAATGTTGGTCTAATGACTCTGTCTAA TACCGTAGAAGTGCTGGCCACCCTGACAACTGATGTGGGTCGCATATTTTCCAAGCTGCATCTAATTCAACCAAAAGGAGATATAAACCTTCTAACTGGAATACGGATTGCCCATTTAGTGTTAAAGCATCGTCAAGGCAAGAACCATAAAATGcgcattgttgtttttgtgggcTCGCCTTTGCAAAACGAGGAGGGAGAGTTGGTTAAGCAAGCAAAACGTCTTAAAAAAGAGAAGGTCAATGTAGATATTGTCAGCTTTGGCGATCATGTCAATAACAACGAGACGCTGACTGCATTTATCAACGCTCTAAACGGTAAGGATGGGACCGGCTCCCATCTGGTTAGTGTTCCCCGTGGATCTGTATTAAGCGAGGCTTTGCTGTCTTCGCCAATTATCCAGGGTGAGGATGGCCTGGGTGGCGCTGGTCTAGGTGGTAATGTGTTTGAGTTTGGTGTCGACCCCAACGAAGATCCGGAGCTTGCACTCGCTTTGCGAGTCTCAATGGAAGAACAACGTCATCGTCAGGAAAGCGAACAACGCCGCGCAGGTGCGGATAATTCCGGGTCAGCCAGTGCTGATGTTGCACCACCAGCACCAAGCGCAGGGGAACGAGGCGGCACTACAGGAATCGCTATTCCCGAatcaaactcggaggaagcCATGCTACAAAGGGCCTTAGCACTGTCCACTGAAATTCCCGAAGATAATTTGCCAGATTTCGCCAACATGACCGAAGAGGAACAAATCGCTTTTGCTATGCAGATGTCGATGCAAGATGCTGCTGATGATAACGTTACCCAGCAGGCTAAGCGTCCAAAGACTGACGATGCTAATGCTCCAATGGATGTAGATGAGGATTACTCAGAGGTGATTGGTGACCCAGCATTTTTGCAGAGCGTTCTAGAAAATCTTCCTGGTGTCGATCCACAGTCTGAAGCTGTGCGTGATGCTGTTGGATCGCTCAACAAAGATAAGGACAAAAAGAGCGATGATAAGGACAgccaaaagaaataa